The DNA sequence CTCCATATATTCGTTGTAGCTTATATAGCTTACAAACATTTCGTCATCACTACCCGAAGCAACTGCTTGAGCCTGTTGCCCGAAAGCTGTCAACGATAGACCGGAAAGCAAAGCTAATACGCTCAGTAAGCACACTGCTCTTTTTCCGACAAAAATCCCCTTATGTATTTTTTTCATTGTTGCACCTCCGCAGAAAATAAAAAGCTTCATTAAATAGATTTAAACAAATAGCATAATTAACAATAATGCTATCTATTGCTTTTTATATATTATACAACAAGACGCCTGAATTTTAAAGAACAATTATTAGTATTTTATTAATCATTTTTCAGTTTATTGACGATAAAAAAAGAAAAATACCATTTTTTTGAAACTGTTTAAATCAATTCCAAATAAGGAAATAATACAAAAACTTATATGTAAAAAAAGTGTTATCTTAAGGAAAGTTTAACTTATATGTGAAAAATTGTTAAGCGTCTATTAATAATTGTAATTGAATGATAAATAAAACTATTGTACAATGTTTATAATATTATATATTAGAAAGGTGTGAAAGAAAATAAACATACTTCAAGAATTTAATATTATCAAAGAGCAAGAGATGAATGATTATGCAAAAATTAATTTTTCAGACCTTGTGGCAGCAAAGGGAACCTACTATTTTTTATCTGTCGCAAAAAAAGTTAAAGCTATCACTATTTTAATAAATGCCAATTTTTTCTCGAACACTTTTTATTGGGGCAAAATGCTGAATATTATTATCCTTGAGCTTAAAAGACTCAATATAGAAAGCTTCATATATATATTGGAAGAGGATAAGCCTGTTGACCTTTCGGATAAAAGGTTTTCTTCAGATGCTTTTATATTTATAGGCGCAAAAAGAGAATCAGCTATATCTCAGATAACAGCTTTAAAAAAACCGCATATATTTATAGACCCCATAAAAGAGCAAGCTCAGAGCACTATCGTTTCTCACGATAATTTTGCAGCAGGCTATAAATGCGCAAAAATATTTTATGATATGGGGCACCTTACCTTTTGCTTTTTGGACGCTGATTCCAGGTCCTTGAGCTACGAAAAGCGTTACAACGGATTTGCCAGCTTTCTTACTCAGAATAAAATCGAGGACTTTCCCCGTATTTCACCTATGACGGAGGCTAAGAACATCTCCGACATTTACAATTTTTCAGATATTTTAAAACTGAGCAAAAGGCCTACGGCGTTTTTTTGCGCTTCCGACTTCATTTTGCTCTCTGCCTTTTCAATGTTTAAAAAGCTTAACCTTTCAGTCCCCGAGGACATTTCCATTATAAGCTTTGATAATTCCAATCCTCACGATATTGATAACATCTCTGTTGACAGCTTTGGAATTTCAGTTGTAAATATGGCTCTTACTGCCCTTTATATCCTTCTTATTTATATAGATTCAGGTACAATCAGCTTGCCTATGGATATCTGTATAGATACTATCCTTGTAAAAAGAGGTTCTGTGAAAAATCCGAAAGAGGTGCTTTAAATGAAAATAATTCTTTATAAATTCCCCTCAAAAGCAATTTCGGATAAAATTTGCGAGAACCTGAATAAAGACTTTGACGTTCTGAACATCAGCGTATTTTCAGAGGTTTTCCTGTCTGATATATTCAATAAGGAAAACTGTCTTATTATGGTATATGTTGACGAAACAAAAATGAAAGCCTTTTACGAAATAACCAATCTGATGAAATTTTATAATGATGTTATTGTAGTGGCAATCAGCAAGAAATTCACATCGTCAACTATTCGTGAATGTTTTTTAAAGGGCGCGTATGACTGCATAGAAACAGATTGGAATATAGATTACAGCGAAATTGTAAAAAGCTTTGAGGAAAAGAAAACGAGAAACCGTTTTGTCGATTTGTTAAAGCTTGAAAAAAACAACAGCTATATTGAGCGTCTTTTCCTTGATATTATAGAGAACAAAGGAAATGAGAGCAATTTCCAGACACGTGCC is a window from the Oscillospiraceae bacterium genome containing:
- a CDS encoding LacI family transcriptional regulator codes for the protein MNDYAKINFSDLVAAKGTYYFLSVAKKVKAITILINANFFSNTFYWGKMLNIIILELKRLNIESFIYILEEDKPVDLSDKRFSSDAFIFIGAKRESAISQITALKKPHIFIDPIKEQAQSTIVSHDNFAAGYKCAKIFYDMGHLTFCFLDADSRSLSYEKRYNGFASFLTQNKIEDFPRISPMTEAKNISDIYNFSDILKLSKRPTAFFCASDFILLSAFSMFKKLNLSVPEDISIISFDNSNPHDIDNISVDSFGISVVNMALTALYILLIYIDSGTISLPMDICIDTILVKRGSVKNPKEVL